In Labrus bergylta chromosome 11, fLabBer1.1, whole genome shotgun sequence, one genomic interval encodes:
- the LOC109991905 gene encoding uncharacterized protein, whose protein sequence is MGHLVTAVFLWAAVGVGSRPVTSPLDDAKVECIIQETLNDDGSHHECGPQLAEELDEVQRHQGLLRELQKLAGDEREEEQDDEYNLAEDEGDFEGGDEEGKEERDVTDLAQKTDEKKEVKTEEDDTKEKTKEEKQSEDKGRDTEEERAKELEELLAEEITKKGKEERNDEELKELLKELKKKRYEAVKERDSHKGAGDEQKEEMKKKEDEEKEAETTVDLEKQRMEERRKSEVELMVEKEKVEKELNELLKEQDSKSQPEQERKKKEKQEELEELVRKMKQVQEDEQETQDVKKEGGVGDRTAEENSGKKEGEEEKEAGQKTENDVKTKEDAGEVKLPQQKRVMEKASDEATRQFERERLKDEEEEDEEDEDEYVREDGQDEEDGEQGEAEEDEGEELLEIEAELRKVAAELRELRRG, encoded by the exons ATGGGACACCTGGTCACCGCAGTGTTTCTGTGGGCTGCTGTCGGAG tggGAAGCCGGCCGGTAACCTCACCCCTTGATGATGCAAAG GTTGAATGTATTATTCAGGAGACGTTGAATGACGACGGGTCACATCATGAGTGCGGCCCACAGCTTGCAG AGGAACTTGATGAAGTGCAAAGACATCAGGGTCTGCTCAGGGAGCTGCAGAAGCTAGCTGGTGATG agagagaagaggaacaAGACGACGAGTACAACCTGGCTGAAGACGAGGGCGACTTTGAGGGTGGAGATGAGgaagggaaggaggagagagacgtgACCGACCTCGCACAAAAGActgatgaaaagaaagaagtgaagACGGAAGAAGATGACACCAAGGAGAAGACgaaggaggagaaacagagtgaGGACAAAGGGAGGGacactgaggaggagagagccaaggagctggaggagctgctaGCCGAAGAGATCACtaagaaaggaaaggaggagaggaatgatGAAGAGCTGAAAGAACTGCTGaaagagctgaagaagaaaCGATACGAGGCGGTGAAGGAGAGGGACAGCCACAAAGGCGCTGGAGATGAGCagaaggaggagatgaagaaaaaggaggacGAAGAGAAGGAAGCAGAAACAACGGTGGACTTGGAGAaacagaggatggaggagaggaggaagagtgaggTGGAGCTGATggtagagaaagaaaaggtggagaaggagctCAATGAGCTGCTCAAAGAGCAGGACAGCAAAAGCCAGCcggagcaggagaggaagaagaaggagaagcaggaggagctggaagaaCTCGTCAGGAAGATGAAACAGGTGCAGGAGGACGAGCAGGAGACGCAGGATGTGAAGAAAGAGGGCGGCGTGGGTGACAGGACGGCGGAGGAGAACAGCgggaagaaggagggagaagaagagaaggaggcgGGGCAGAAAACTGAGAACGACGTCAAGACGAAGGAGGATGCCGGGGAGGTGAAGCTGCCACAGCAGAAGAGAGTGATGGAGAAAGCGAGCGATGAAGCCACGCGGCAGTTCGAGCGGGAGAGGTTgaaggatgaggaagaggaggacgaggaggacgaaGATGAATATGTCAGAGAGGATGGGCAGGACGAGGAGGACGGTGAGCAGGGAGAAGCTGAAGAAGATGAAGGCGAG GAGCTGCTGGAGATTGAAGCAGAGCTGCGCAAAGTTGCTGCAGAGCTGAGGGAGCTTCGCCGAggatga
- the LOC109991906 gene encoding inositol-tetrakisphosphate 1-kinase, whose product MRRRRRRRRRVRWREVDEAQTDTAPLSDCLWCHSAAGGPYTHSLMSGRRVGFCLSEKKRRRMNLDAFREFCAGHGVEVVEIDLTQPLAPQGPFDIIVHKLSDVIVEAECSSKSQQLLTNFQTYVSAHPTTVLLDPLLAMTRLLDRFASYQIMTKLRNSLRDWRICSPPHLEIHSLSDLSSIQQAVTTQGLSFPLICKTRVAHGSLSHEMSLIFSTGSLADLHPPCVLQSFINHGAVLHKVFVVGDRHFCVERPSLKNFPSGPCDRETIFFNSHQVSKPESSSDLTELDEQMPCLPPPSSEAVAALVRELRAQLGMALFGVDVIINIHTHTLTVIDINIFPGYEGVPQFFSCLLSHIQSVLDKQTYTGPQVTNSPESTSSATTGL is encoded by the exons atgaggaggaggaggaggaggaggaggagggttagATGGAGGGAAGTGGACGAGGCACAGACTGACACAGCCCCCCTCTCCGACTGTCTCTGGTGTCATTCGGCTGCTGGTGGCCCCTACACTCACAGCCTAATGTCAGGCCGCAGGGTGGGCTTCTGTCTCAGCGAGAAGAAACGCCGGAGGATGAACCTGGACGCGTTTAGAGAATTCTGTGC GGGGCATGGAGTGGAAGTGGTGGAg ATTGACCTCACCCAGCCGCTGGCGCCTCAGGGACCCTTCGACATCATCGTTCACAAGCTTTCTGATGTCATCGTGGAGGCTGAGTGTAGCAGCAAATCACAGCAGCTCCTGACCAACTTCCAG ACGTATGTGTCAGCTCATCCCACTACAGTCCTCCTGGACCCCCTTCTTGCCATGACCCGGCTTCTAGACCGCTTTGCCTCCTATCAGATCATGACCAAGCTACGTAATTCACTCCGAg ACTGGCGTATCTGCAGTCCTCCTCACCTCGAGATCCACAGCCTCAGTGACCTGTCGTCCATTCAGCAGGCTGTAACGACCCAGGGCCTGAgctttcctctca TTTGTAAAACCAGAGTGGCACATGGATCCCTTTCCCATGAG ATGTCCCTGATCTTCAGCACAGGCAGTCTGGCTGATTTGCATCCTCCCTGTGTGCTCCAGAGCTTCATCAACCACGGAGCTGTCCTGCACAAGGTGTTTGTGGTTGGAGACAGACACTTCTGCGTAGAGAGACCCTCACTCAAGAACTTTCCCTCCGGTCCCTGTG acagagagacgaTCTTCTTCAACAGCCACCAGGTGTCCAAACCAGAGTCCAGCTCTGATCTAACAGAA CTGGATGAGCAGATGCCGTGCCTGCCCCCTCCCAGCTCTGAGGCTGTGGCCGCCTTGGTCAGAGAGCTCCGAGCTCAGCTCGGCATGGCCCTGTTCGGCGTGGACGTCATcatcaacatacacacacacaccctcaccgTCATCGATATCAACATCTTCCCAG GCTATGAAGGAGTGCCCCAGTTCTTCTCCTGTCTGCTCAGCCATATCCAGTCTGTGTTGGACAAACAAACCTACACCGGTCCTCAAGTTACCAACTCTCCTGAGTCAACATCTTCTGCCACCACCGGCCTCTAA